In the genome of Triticum urartu cultivar G1812 chromosome 5, Tu2.1, whole genome shotgun sequence, one region contains:
- the LOC125507948 gene encoding trimethyltridecatetraene synthase-like, whose amino-acid sequence MELTLTLPMAMALVTILIVLVLSSVFSRRRQSEALNLPPGPRGWPVLGSLGALAGALPPHRALAALAARHGPLMHLRLGSYHAVVASSADAARLVLKTHDLAFADRPCTAAGEHAAYGYLGIVHTPYGAYWRMARRLCATELFSPRRVDSYEYIRKQELRALVCGLFECRGRAVAVRQHLADATLRNVLRMSIGEKWSGCYGSPEGEEFRRTLDEAFAVTGAVSNVGEWVPWLGWLDVQGCVRRMKRLSKVYDRFLERILDEHDEERRQVAMATGTGHGESAAARDLVDVLLQLAEEEGETAGTSSTEARLTRDGVKAFVQDIIAGGTESSAVTMEWTMSELLRRPDAAAAATEELDRVVGRSRWVEESDLARLPYIDAVVKETMRLHPVGPLLVPHMAREDTLVTGYDVPAGARVLVNVWAIARDPASWPDRPDEFRPERFAGSAVDVRGQHFELLPFGAGRRICPAYGLAMKVIGAGLANLLQGFAWRLPEGVSPEDLSMEEHVGLSTRRKVPLVAVPEPRLPAHLYTAMT is encoded by the coding sequence ATGGAGCTTACATTGACATTGCCCATGGCCATGGCCTTGGTCACCATCCTCATCGTACTCGTCCTCAGCTCCGTCTTCTCACGGCGCCGCCAGAGTGAGGCCCTGAACCTCCCGCCGGGACCGCGGGGCTGGCCAGTGCTCGGCAGCCTCGGCGCCCTCGCGGGCGCGCTCCCGCCGCACCGCGCTCTGGCTGCGCTCGCGGCGCGCCACGGCCCGCTCATGCACCTCCGTCTTGGTTCCTACCACGCCGTCGTCGCCTCCTCCGCCGATGCCGCCCGGCTCGTCCTCAAGACACACGACCTCGCCTTCGCCGACCGTCCGTGCACCGCTGCCGGCGAGCACGCCGCGTACGGGTACCTTGGTATCGTGCACACCCCGTATGGCGCATACTGGCGTATGGCGCGCAGGCTCTGCGCCACCGAGCTCTTCTCCCCGCGCCGCGTCGACTCGTACGAGTATATTCGGAAGCAGGAGCTCCGGGCGCTCGTGTGTGGCCTGTTCGAATGCCGCGGCCGTGCCGTTGCGGTCCGGCAGCACCTGGCGGACGCCACGCTGCGGAATGTCCTGCGCATGTCGATCGGGGAGAAGTGGTCGGGCTGCTACGGCAGCCCTGAGGGTGAGGAGTTCCGGCGAACGCTTGATGAAGCGTTCGCGGTGACCGGAGCGGTGAGCAACGTCGGCGAGTGGGTGCCATGGCTCGGGTGGCTCGACGTGCAGGGCTGCGTCCGGAGGATGAAGAGGTTGAGCAAGGTGTACGATCGGTTCCTCGAGAGGATTCTCGATGAGCACGACGAGGAGCGGCGCCAGGTGGCGATGGCTACCGGAACTGGCCACGGCGAGTCCGCTGCAGCGAGGGACTTGGTGGACGTGCTGCTgcagctcgccgaggaggaaggcGAGACGGCTGGGACGTCGTCAACAGAAGCAAGGCTCACGCGTGACGGCGTCAAGGCCTTTGTCCAGGACATCATCGCCGGTGGCACGGAGAGCTCTGCGGTGACCATGGAGTGGACCATGTCGGAGCTCTTGCGCCGGCCGGAtgccgcagccgccgccaccgAGGAGCTCGACCGCGTGGTGGGCCGCAGCCGGTGGGTCGAAGAAAGCGACCTGGCCCGCCTCCCCTACATCGACGCCGTGGTGAAGGAAACAATGCGGCTGCACCCGGTGGGCCCGCTTCTAGTCCCGCACATGGCTCGGGAGGACACACTGGTCACCGGCTACGACGTCCCCGCCGGCGCGCGCGTGCTGGTGAACGTGTGGGCCATTGCGCGAGACCCGGCGTCGTGGCCCGACCGGCCCGACGAGTTCCGGCCGGAGCGCTTCGCCGGGAGCGCCGTGGACGTTCGTGGGCAGCACTTCGAGCTGCTGCCGTTCGGTGCCGGGCGGCGGATATGCCCGGCGTACGGGCTGGCGATGAAGGTGATAGGCGCCGGCCTGGCCAACCTGCTGCAAGGATTCGCGTGGCGGCTGCCCGAGGGGGTCTCGCCGGAGGACCTGAGCATGGAGGAGCATGTCGGGCTGTCGACGCGCAGGAAGGTGCCACTCGTCGCCGTACCGGAGCCCAGGCTGCCGGCGCATCTCTACACCGCCATGACCTGA